GGAGCAGCCCATGTAGCTATTCTCATGGATTAGAGTCCAATGCCACAGGCTTTTCGAGGCTGAGGATGCGTGCTGCTGGTGGCTGCACTATTCTGTGGTCTCAAGGGTGGTGGCCCTGCTTCCACAGCTCAACTGGCCCCTGGTAGGGATTCTTGCAGGGGCActacccctgcagcagacttctgcctgggcatctagGCTTTCCCATACTTCCTCTGTAATCTAGGTGGAAGTTGCCAAGCCTTCAGTCACTCTCACATTCTGCAAGTCTGCAGACTTAGCACCATGTGGAAGCCCCAAGGCTTATGGCCTTGGGAGCAGCAGCCAGAGCAGTACCTGAGGCCCTTTGAGACTGGGCTGGAGCTAGAGCAGTAGGGATGCAGGTCAGTGGTACCCCAGGCCTGGCACcctattttcttccctttcacgccacccccccaaaaaaaaacaaaacccattctGTCCTCCTATGCCTGTGGccttagtgaattttttttttctttttttttgagatggagtcttgctctgtcgcccaggctggagcgcagtggtgctatcttggctcactgcaacctccgcctcccagattcaagtgattctcatgcctcagagcctcccaagtaactgagactacaggcacacactaccacgcctaattttttttatatttttagtagagatgggatttcaccatgttggccagactggtctcaaactcctgacctcaggtgatccactttttgagacggagtcttgctctgtcacccaggctggagtacagtggtgcaatctcagctcactgcaacctctgcctcccgggttcaagagatcctcctgcctaagcctcctgagtcgctgagattacaggcacccgtcaccatgcccaaataatatttgcatttttagtagcgacgaagtttcaccatgttggccaggctggtcttgaacctctgactccagatgatctgcccacctcagcctcccagagtacagggattacacacgtgagccactgtgccggcctgCCCTTAGTGATCTATAAAATGCCTTCAGGGCCTTTTCCTATCCTCTTGACTATTAGCACTTGGATCCCTTTTAGCCATGCTAAGCACTTCAGCAAGTGGTTGTTAtgtcaaaagtaaaaatatatagctTGTGAAGAACATCAGCAGAGGAACCAACATCTCCTTTGAGGAGCAGTCACTCCTCTGGCACAGATGGAAAATAACTTGCAATAAATGCAAACTCATTTTAAAGCTGCCATAATGCAGGTAAACCACAAGATCCCTCCTGGACTACCCTAGCAGATAATGTAGTTTCACCAGAAGAACCTGCTGAGCCCCTTAGGATTCTTTCAAACAGCCGTTATTTTCTATTCCCTGTGTGTCACCCAGTGTGCCAGATGTTGCACATACATTATCTTGAATGCTCAGAACAAACCTGCAAAAAAGATTCTGTtggtcccatttcacagatgaggaaattgccACTCAGAGAGGCCAGCACGTAGCTCAAGGTCATGAATCGGGaggtaggatttgaacccaggcaaggCTGAGAGCTTTCCACCACACCAGTGGCTTTGAATTTTACTCCAGGGGCCACGGTGTAGGACTGTCTGTCTAGAAAAGAGGCAGGGGGTGAGGAGATTTACACATGAGGATTCTAGGTAAGCTTCATTAGAACAAAGactttggaggagaaaaaaaagagaagtttcaAAGGCACTGCCCTCACAGGGATCTTTGAACTTCTTGGGGTGAAGAATGactatttttcttagagacagggtcttgctctgttgcccaggctgtagtgccatGACACGAccgtggttcactgcagcctctacttcctgggctcaggtgaccctcccacctcagactcccaagtagctgggactacaggcaaacagCAACTATAGGCATACAGCCTTGCTAGTATGACTTTTCTGAAAGCATTGCTCTAAAAGTATTTTGCTTTTGCGATGCATTTGCCCCCAGTTTTCTCCCCTGGCTCATTCATCCTCCAGGTGACTGCCAGAGTGATCTTCCAAAATCTCATCATGCTACTCTGCTTAGAAACCTTCCGTGACTCCCAACTACCTTTTGGCTAAACTTCATGAACCTCTTTTAGCATGACCTTTGAGACTCTTGGTGATCTGGACCCCCTTCCACTTCTCCAGCCTTGCCATTAACCTCTCCCCAGCTTCCACCCTCCTGCCAAACCCACTGCCTTTATAGTGTCTGGTACTTGCCACACTCAACGGTCAACTCGCACTCACCCCTCGAGCCTCAGATCGGGCACCGCCTTCCTCCACGAAAGCCTTTTCTATTCCTCTCGACCTGGATCTGGCCCTGCCTCCTGTGCTCCCTCAGCACCCCCTCCCCCTGATCCATCACAGCCCTGCTTCCGTCTCCTCTTCTTGCTTGGCTCCCCTGCTAGAATGAAGTCTTGCATCATCTGCCTAACTCCACTTTGCTCCCCTGGAAAGAGGTTTCTCGGGGAATTTGTTCTTTCTCTTGGGGTAAGCATACCAGTCTGGCCTCAAAAAGCATACCAGAAATGCCAACGGCTTGATGTGAGGCACGGAGAGCTTTCAGCATGGGAGTTTGTCCCCTGCAGCCAAACCTCAATTTTACATGGAGGAGGTAGGCTAGGCAGTATCACATGATGAGAAAAATCTGTGGGGAAGAGTCGCTGACTACAGGAAAACGATGGAAAGCCGTTTTCGAATCTTCCAGCTAACTTGGTTTTCATTTTGGAAAGAGGAGGGTGAACGCTTGTCTCAGGCCCCCAGATCTGCTAACAGTTAAGATGCTTAGGTTCATACTTTTCCTATAAAGGGGGGACTAATGTTATAAGTGGCCTGTGAATGCTCAGCACACGCCAATCTTCCTTCCAAGCCAGGAGCCTGCAGAATCAGCAGAAAGCCCTGCCCTGACAGCCTTCCCCAAGCCCAGCCCACCTTGGCAGCTGTCAAGGGGGAGGTTGTGGAACAGAAACCACAGTCGTGCATCAGTTGGCCTCTTCGCATCTATACAATGGGCACAGGGGTGGAGAGGGTTAATGCCAGATGCCAATGCCAATTGCCAGAATCCAGGAACTGTTAGCCCTCCCTCCTTCAATTACTAAAGAAAAGAAGTTCATTTAGAAAAGACaaaggaaggccaggcacagtggctcatgcctgtaatcccagcactttgggaagccaaggtggggggatgacttgaacccaggagttcgagaacagcttaagcaacatagcgagaccctgtctgtacagacaaaaaaaaaaaaaaaaaaaaaagtagctgagcatggcaacatgtgcctgtagtcccaactacttgggaggctgaggcaggaggttcaccgaagcccaggtgtttgaggctgcagtgagctatgatcgtgccactgtactccagactgggtaagagtgagagatgccatctcaaaaataaaaaataaaggaaagtagGAAAGTTTTGAGCATAGAGGCAACAGGCCCACCAGGCAGAGATGGAAACATGGATGGATGGGCTCAGGGTGGCGTTTCTGGGCTGTTTGTTAGTGGTGACTTTTTCTCCCTGGTGTTCACGGACTGGGATGAGAGGGCTGGGGAACGCGACAGTCCATTGCAAGGGCTACCCAAACCGTCAGGGATAcagtgctatttttaaaatgcactgtTCTCCAAGGCAGCATGGGTCTGTAGCCAGCAACTGCTTTCCTGACCTTTCAGGCTGAGTCAACCCTCCTGTAGTCTTATTTAATTCATGCCATTTCTGAATGGGAGCAATTTTGCAAGCTACAATTTATGCATtaaacttaactttttaaaaagaatttttacgtgtgaaatatatatatatagagagatagggtcctactcttgtcacccaggctggagtgcagtggaatgctttactcactgcagcctccacctcccaggctcaagcaatccttccacctcagcctccctagtagctgggactacaggcctgcaccactacacctggctaatttttgtatatttttgtagagacagggtctccctatattgcccaggctggtccagaactcctgggcccaaaggatactcctgcctcaacctcccaacatgctgggattacaggcgtgagccactgtgcccagccttaaacttaattttttaaatgctgctgagcaggcgcgatggctcatgtctgtaatcccagcactttgggaggccaaggcaggggaacacgtgaggttaggagtttgagatcagcctggccaacatggcgaaaccccgtgattactacaaatacaaaaattagccaggcgtggtggtgcacgtttgtaatcccagctacttgggaggctgaggtaggaaaatcgcttgaacccaggaggcagaggttgcagtgagcctagatcataccattgcactccagcccgggcgacagagcgagactttgtctcaaaaaacaataatagtggccgggcgcggtggctcacgcctgtaatcccagcactttgggaggccgaggtgggtggatcacgaggtcaggcgatcaagaacatcctggcaaacacggtgaaaccccgtctctattaaaaatacaaaaaattagccgggcgtggtggcgggcacctgtagtccgagctactccggaggctgaggcaggagaatggtgcgaacctgggaggcggagcttgcagtgagccaagatcccgcccctgcactccagcctgggcgacagagtgagactccgtctcaaaaaaaaaaaaaaaaaaaaaaaaaaaaaataataataataataatagtaacaataaataaatgctgctggccaggcgtggtggctcatgcctgtaatcccagcactttgggaggctgaggcaggtggatcactaggtcaggagttcgagaccagcccagccaacatagtgaacccccatctctactaaaaatacaaaaaaaaaaaaaaaaaaaaaaaaaaaaatcaccaggcaTGGTGCCGGACGCCtgtagctatttgggaggctgaggcaggagaattgcttgaacccaggaggcaaaggttgcaatgagtcaagattgcaccactgcactccatttcaaaaataaataaataaataaataaataaatgctgctgAAGAGCTGAAGAAAGCCCCATCTTGGAAAAAACAAAGTGCCCATGGGTGTGTCTCATTAGAGGCCACAAATCAAGGTAAATTACATGACTCAAACCGTGGAAATATCAGAAATGTAAATTTGGAAACTTTTGCCTTTTACCCCCTAACCCAAGGCCCCTATAGGACAACTCTTCTAGCATGAGGCTGGTGCCTGAGGCCAGACCATCAAGGAGCTCAGGACAGAGGTGAACTGTGTGTTTCTCCTCAGATCCAAGGGGGAAATAGCTTCTTCCGTGCACAGCTCTGGCCATTTGTTCTGAGAAGGAGGCCCAAAGCCTGCCCTGGAGCACGAGATCATGGCCATGGGTGGGTGACCTCTACCCTGCAAACATATGCAGCTTCTTCCTTTGTGGTTAGTAAGGGAGGTGGGGGAAAACACTGAAAGGACAGCCTTGTCATGTGAAAAGAACACATATTCCACTTTAATATACATAAGAAGTCACCTGTGATACATGAGAAAAAGTACCAGTTAAGGCTTGGTCGTCTCAGGAGGAGGTTGTCAGAGGCTGACTCTACCCGCACCCCAAGACCCCATTAATGGCCGAGCCAGGCCCGCAGAGTTAGGCGTTTTCTCTGCATTGGTGGTACGCAATTTTAACTCATTCTTCTAGAGAATGTTTCCTAATAAACCCTGCGcgtcggtggctcaagcctgtaatcccagcactttgggaggccgagacgggcggatcacgaggtcaggagatcgagactatcctggctaacacggtgaaaccccgtctctactaaaaaaaatacaaaaaactagccgggcgaggtggcgggcgcctgtagtcccagctactcgggaggctgaggcaggagaatggcataaacccaggaggcggagcttgcagtgagcagagatccggccaccgcactccagcctgggtgacagagcgagactccgtctcaaaaaaaaaagaaaaaaaaaaaaagaaaaaaataaaataaaccctgCGCGTCGGCCTGCCCAGAAATGGCCACTGGAAGCTTAACCTGCCCTCTCCCAAGCAGGACCACGATCCCTTCTCCCAACTCCTTAGTCGTGTAGCTTTGGAACTCGGAGCCAGGCCAGCTTGGTCCTTCACTCTCTCTTGGTGAGGTGGTGCCCGAGTCCCCAGGTCCTCCAGGCCGGTGGTTACAGGAGACCTGAGACAAGTACCTGAGTTGGACCCCGACATGTTCTGTTCCTTGCAGGCCCAAGCAGCGTCCAAGGCGCCTCTCCTTCGGTGGAACCCGGGACAACCCAGGACCTAGCCATCGCCACAGCGTCGCGGCCCCTCCTAGCTCTCCAGTCTCTGTCCCTGTCAACGGTCCTGGAATGAGGGGAACAGATGGCGGAAAAGGCCATGCATTTGCGCCACCCGGCTGCCCGCGGTGTCCTTCGCCTTGGTCCGCGACGCCGCCGCTCTTCTGCTTGTCTCCACAGCCGTCGCGCCCACTGCGCTCGCGGCCCTCCACGCAGCGGTGCCGCTGCTGTTGTTGTTCAGGTTGGTGCACCCGCTGCCGCTCTCCATCTCCCATTCCTCGGCTCCCGACAGCTCCCGCAACCTCCAAGGCGCGTCGGGCCGCAGGTAGTGGCAGGCCCGGTGGCCGCTGTGGTCGCGGCGCGTAGCGTCGGCACCCAGGGCGCCCACCAGCACCTTGATGACCATGTCGTGACCCTGAAGGGCCGCCAGGTGGAGGGGCGTGAGGCCGCCGCTGCCTGGGGCGCTCACGTCGAGCCGCAGCCCCCGGCGTAGGGCGAAGTCGTGTACTAGAATGAGCTCCTCGTGGCGCCCGTGCTTGGCCAGCCAGTGCAGAACCGAGTAGCCGGTGATCGGGTCGCCCCGCAGCAGCAGCTCCGGCTCAGCCTCCAGCAGCTCCCGCAGCACCTCATAGCGGCCCTCGGCGGCCGCCAGAATCCACGCGTGCTCCCGCGGTTCCAGGCACAGCCTGCTGCTGCCCGGCCCGCTGGGCCCGCCCAGCTCCTCGGCGCGCTCCTCCGACAGCCACCCGGCAGGAGCCGCCCGCTGCAGCCCCAGCAGTTCCCGCAGCGCTCCCCGCCGGCGCCCTGAGCCCGCTCCAGAGTGCATCAGCGTGCCTGGGAAGGGGGGCTCCCGGGAGGCAGTGGCTGCGGCTTTGCCCCAGTACCTGCCCAGGCTACCAGTGTCCGCTCTCGAGGGGCGGGGCTGCGGGGCGCACCGCAGGCTCTGCGCGGTCGGCGCCAGAGAGGCCGTGGGTGCCCGGTTCGCGGCCCCTCCGGGCTGGGCCATGGTCTTGCAAGCTGCCGCCGCGGCCGTCCCAGTGTCCAGCGTTCGCTGCCCTTCTCGGGCCCCAACGGGAGAGGAACTGGCGCTGGCGTTGGGGAAGGAAGCGGCTTGAGCAATTGGGTTCGGAGGGAGGGAgcaaaggagaggaggaggaggaggagggagggagctaGGGGAGGGCCCCCGCTCAGGCCTTGGGGGCCGTGGAGGGGTTTGAGCTCCAGCCAAGCCCCCAGGGCAAGCTCAGCTCCAGCGCCCTGGGTACCACTGCCTCTGTAGCTCCCCCGGGTCGCGGGCGGTCCCACCCCAAAAGGCCAGGTGAGCTCGGCAGCCCCGCCTCCAGCACCGAGGGGCGGGCGCGAGGACGGGCTGGGAGCTCGCCTGCGGCCCTGGAAGCCCCGGTTCTCAGCATCCCAGCCGCTGCTAGGGTGTAGAGGCTCGAGGGCGCCCCTTCCGCAGCGGGCCGAGCTCGGTTTccagccatggcctcccaaagcgcgGTCCTGGAGCTCCGAGGCTCTGGCTCCCCGCCCCCTTCCTTCGCCCTTCCCTCTTATCTCTTCAGGAGTCTCCCTGCACTTTGTCCCGGAGTTGCCTTTGTCCCGCGCCTAGCATTCACGCAGGCAGCTCGACTGCCCCTTGTGACTGGCTCGTCTGCCTGCCTTGCGCTTTTTGTGGCCTTGACCCTCCCCGCAGCGCCCGGGGCTGCCCAAGATTCCAGCAGAGAAGCCCAAGACCGGGGTCCAGGATGACGCTCTTCCAGGGAACTGGGGTGGGATATTCCCCTTCTGCACCGCCCTCTCTGTCCAGCTGTCCACCCTCTTCCCTCCCGTCAATTTTCTCAGGTTGGCTTGGAGAAGCAGCTACAGGTGAATCTGAGCTGGCGCCACGGGAGCGCCCTGTTCTCTTTAGAGATGCATCCCTGCTCTCTCCCCAGGACCCCACTTTCTGCAAATTCAAAGCTTaggagcttttttaaaaaaggatattttttcttttttactgctaATACCAGCGTACTCTTTGCTCTTCCCTTCCCTTAGAAAATGGTAGTTCTTGCCTCCACACCCACACCATGTTAAAGAGCTCAGTCAGTGAGCAACGGGGAGCCAGAGAAGATTGTTGAGCCAGGGAGAGACACAGCCATGATGGAGGTTGTGTTAAAAAGGTGATTTGGGAGGTGCGGAGGCAGGAAGTCGGAAGACTGTTCCAGCAGTCTAGGCCAAGGGGGTGGAGGCTCAGGCCAAGTCAGCCCACTCCCCCGGGGCTACCTGTGGAGAGCAGTGACAGAAGGTGTCAGAAGCTTTTCTTTCTTGGCCCTCACGTGTTTGGAACAAGTCCTAAATATCTAGAGCTTTCCTTCAGAACAGCTTATACATTTGTAATTTGGttttgaacatttactatgtgccaggcactgtgctcgtTGCGTTATATATGTTAACTCTTTTAATCCTCCCAATGACCTCAAGTGCTAGGAGTCATTACTGTCCCCAGTTTGCAGAGAGGTTAGG
This genomic stretch from Chlorocebus sabaeus isolate Y175 chromosome X, mChlSab1.0.hap1, whole genome shotgun sequence harbors:
- the SOWAHD gene encoding ankyrin repeat domain-containing protein SOWAHD encodes the protein MAQPGGAANRAPTASLAPTAQSLRCAPQPRPSRADTGSLGRYWGKAAATASREPPFPGTLMHSGAGSGRRRGALRELLGLQRAAPAGWLSEERAEELGGPSGPGSSRLCLEPREHAWILAAAEGRYEVLRELLEAEPELLLRGDPITGYSVLHWLAKHGRHEELILVHDFALRRGLRLDVSAPGSGGLTPLHLAALQGHDMVIKVLVGALGADATRRDHSGHRACHYLRPDAPWRLRELSGAEEWEMESGSGCTNLNNNSSGTAAWRAASAVGATAVETSRRAAASRTKAKDTAGSRVAQMHGLFRHLFPSFQDR